The Peromyscus maniculatus bairdii isolate BWxNUB_F1_BW_parent chromosome 15, HU_Pman_BW_mat_3.1, whole genome shotgun sequence DNA segment CTTCCCCACCTGTTAATCAGAAAATGTTTAGTCCTCTCACAGGCAACTTtatgtactttttgtttgtttttagacagagtctcaccatgtaggtctatctggcctggaacttcaccTCTCTACCtcctggggttaaaagtgtgtgccactgtatcTGGCAAGTGTAACTTTAAATTGGTAATCAAAGATACTCGGTTGGGCAGGTACGTTGGCTTAGGCCTGTAGATTTGGCACTTCGAAAGCTGatagttccaggctagtctgggttAGAGGACAAAACCCTGTATAGGGCAAGACCAAGTGCTCGGGGATGAATTAAACTGGCttatttaatgattaaaaaaaagagccTCACATACCTTCATTAGATGGTCCACACGTGCTAAAAGCTGTGTATTAATGGAGAGTCTACAGTATAGTTTATCTCCAGGTTTTGCAACCAAACGAAGAGCAAATTCTCTTTGAAACATAAGTATAGCACAtctgaaaaggaagcagaaaggaacaaGAAAACTTGCTCATTTTCAATTACagccatatttttttaattaattttttttttgttttttatgggtctgaatgttttgcttgcatgtatgtatttgcactgtgtgtggaattggtgcccatgaaggtcagaagtaGGCACTGGATCCTTAGGAGTTACAGCCAGatgttagctgccatgtaggtgctgggaatagaacctgtctctgcaagagcaacttacacccttaaccactgagcaatttctctGGTCCCtatagttgttttcttttttccttttttttttttgttttgttttttttttttgttttgtttttcgagacaggatttctctgtgtagctttgcgcctttcctggagctcacttggtagcccaggctggcctcgaactcacagagatccgcctgcctctgcctcccgagtactgggattaaaggcgtgcgccaccaacgcccggcctaaccTATAGTTGTATTTTTAAACACAGTGAACTGTCATGGGAGGATTTGTAGTTAAGGACAGTATGATCAGAAGGTACAACACTTTTACCATTAGTATTATTGCTACAAAACAGACAAGTGTACTCTTAACCCCAAGGAAGATGGCTTTCCTACATGGATTAAATGAACAGCTATTTTCATCTATTATTATGTATTAGTATCAGTAGTATGTATTAGTCTATGGTGCCttctgaaaaacaagcaaaaacagtCAAGTTTACTCCACAGGAGAACTGTATTTGTGATGTAGTTGGAATTATATCTGAGGTGTGGCCTGGTAGGTTAACAATGTCCAGTGTTTCCTTggtttaacaatttaaaaatatgtggacTTCTTCAGCAACAATGGGGACATGTTTAAAGGTTAGTGAAGAGAAGCCCATCTCTAAAACGGTATTTGAGATTTTTTGTGTGGTGTACTGGGAACTGAAGTGAAGGCCTCATGTATGCAAGCAAATGATCCACTGAGCTGTATATCCAGTCCTTTTcgtctgctttttattttgagatcagGTTTCACAAAGCTGCCCAAGCAGGTattgaattcacaatcctcctacctttgcctcctcCAGAGTACAttcatatatgtttacatatcCCAAACAAACCTTCTATGAAACTCTATGTAGTTGTCTCCTGATAGAAATCTATCCCATCATTTAAAAGGGGAATGGGGGTAGGGTGGAGTGGAGGGTTAAGGCAtgttaccaagcctgatgacctgagttttgaTCCTTGAGATCCTGTAAGCTGTCCTATAATCTCTGTAAATGCATAGGCACgtatacacaatttttaaaaagaatggttATGTACTTCCACAatttataagtttattttataaatactaaGGAGGTATGTGATTTAGTTTCAAAGCCACTGGTATAAAACATTGTTTTAACAACCAGTTAAAGTTATTGCAAATACCTAGACATAatgtaagaaaattttttatCAATGTTTATTGAAGAGGgaaaggcatgcacacacattcaccacCCCAAGTAAAAGACCAAAAAGACCTTTATGAACTAAAAGACCTCCCTAGAAGTcagtatttttatgtatgtgcatgtgcatgcacgttTCTGAAACAGTATCATGCAATGTAGGATGGGCATGAACTAGCTGTGTAGCCAAGATGAGCATAAAGTTATGCTTCTACTTCTGGTACCCATGTCCTGGATTACAAGCATTCAACACAGGATGAGTCTTATGtggtgctagagactgaactTGCTGGAGAATGCTTTCTGGATGCTAGTAAGCATTTCACCCCATCCATTGAGCTTACATGCCTGCCCCAGAAACTGGTATTTTCTACAGAAATTCTCTAATAGTTTTTTCAGTTGGGTTGACTTTTGGCTGTGTTCTTGGCCTAAACTGTCAGTCTAAAATTTAGCAGTGACTTGTTTTCACAAACCTGAAAAATGGCCGGTGAAGCAACAACTTGAAGACAAAGGGAGAGGAGATCTGAAAGAGAATTAGTAGTTAGCTTTGAGGAAAGACACACGGGAGTAATACTTAGTATGATGCTTCTGATAGTCTGAGGGATACCTGATAAGGCaagtttgccacacaagcatcaAAGAACGGCAAATCCGATTTCAATACATCTCCCACCAGGAcctggagtttgctggccagAGGCCTGataataaggaaagaaattttaagaGAATGTTTTTTCATGAGATTGAAATGTACTTTAATTATTACATATACTCACGTGCCCTGAACTCTTTTGTGAAGTTCAGCTACTAGCCTTGGATCAAGTTCACAGGCAACTACCTACATTAACAATAAAAAAGCTTCATTGTGGAGTATAAATCTTTTACCATCCAAGTAATAACTCATATGATCTGTATGATTTAAACTTTTTCCAGTCTTAACAttcacctcccacccccaactgTTTTCTACCATTTCAAACAACATTCTGTTTGGTCTCCACGCTTTGATGATGATGGAAAGAATACACTTTATGTaatcagtgctttttttttttttttttggtttttcgagacagggtttctctgtgtagctttgtgcctttcctggaactcactttggagaccaggctggcctcgaactcacagagatccacctgcctctgcctcccaagtgctgggattaaaggcgtgtgccaccaccgcccagctgtaatCAGTGTTTTTTAGACAGCACACAAGAGACCTATTCCCAGAAGTACTCCCATCCACTGATATCCAGAATAGAAGGCATACATAACACCATAAGTGAATGAAGTGGATGAAGCTGAAATTATTCTATTATAATAGCAGCAGAGGTTTCACTAGCTCATGACTGTGTCTATAGGGTAGACACTCAGGTTGCTTCTTCATTTTGACTTCCAGGTCtattctttatctcttttttgCACCCTGTAGGTCAATAAGTCTTCTGTTGAACTTGGTCCTAATAAATTTTAACTTCATTGCTTTGTTCCTCAGGGTTCATGATAGTTAACTGCTCTTTGCAATTAGTTCATATGTCAGTGTTCCTATTTTATTGTTACTTCTTTAATAAGCATGTAACCCATCCCTATATTAGATCCCCCATCAATACACCAAGGgtatagattttgttttcttgataaatacatttcattttcagTTAAAATTTCTAAGTGTTCAATAATTGCTGTTGAAACAATGGCaactaatttaaaacatttatattgtAAACCAGCTGAGCTAATTTGATAGGAGCACAAGAAACCCCCCTTTTTACCTTTTTGGCCTTTTCTAACAGCTTGACAGTCATGTTTCCAGTCCCAGGCCCAACTTCCAGCACCACATCAGTAGGTCTTAAGGCAGCCTAAAAGCAAGCACAACTCCTTATGCCTGAACACACAGCTTATAAACAACTGCTTTTATTCATCAATGCACAGATAAAGATTTTACCCtagcttcatttttcttgttaacaaTGGTACCTCAAGGGCATTTGTTATAAATGAATATCTCCATTTCCTGATATAGGGGAATATATTCAACTTCTGGAGTCAGAAAAAGAGCAAGAGCAAGCACTTCCTCGAATGGCTTCCTGCTTTCTACACTGGTCATAGTTCCAGCAACCTGTAACTAAGTCTGCTCCTATCAACAAGTTCAAATGGAAAGAGCATAATGAGCTTGCCAAGGGTCAGCATGTGGGAGCAAGATTTCTCAATTCTCCATCATTGTGTAGTAAGGATATAGCAACCTCACAAAACTGTGTGCGCAAATACAACTAGAATATTCTGTGAGACTGGGTAACTAAATTCTTTCTACACCTCCAGGATGCTCCCCTTGTAAGCACAGAAGTGATTTGTACTGTCTATATTTTGCCTCCTGGCACTCAATCATTCATAACCACAACACAACACATACAGAATAATCCTCCAAATAATTTATATGCAGTACCATATATTTTTCAGAGGAAAAAACTTCCTTTGTGATTTAGACATGAGTTTAAGCTCTAGACTAAAGAGTAATAGTGATATGGTGCTTAGAAattggagtcaggaggaccagaagttcaaggctggctgTCTACATACCATATTTGAGGCCGGCCTCAGTTacatgagatccagtctcaaaagtaaataagcAAAAAGCCTCCAGAAAGTTATTAAATAATCTGGAAATTAATAAACAAGTGcaaagaaaagtccacctatgAACTAGATAATTCATAGAAAGATAGAAGACTTGAAGTTCAGCAGAAACAGATTCAGAAAGAAGCATGCAAAAGACAGCACAATTCTTAACTCATTCAATACATAAATACAGAGTGCCTATTTTATGTCAGGCACCTATCTTATTTTcttagagtctcactatgtagcacaggctggctctgaacAAAGCATcgccctgcctcagcttctccaagtgctgagataaggGCACACAACATAACGTCAAACCAGGGGTAAGTAATCCGACAAGGAGACAGACAAAcgctctgcctttcctcttctacACCCACCTTATCGATAATGCTGTTTACAATTAGAGGATTTTTCAAAATGTGCTGCCCAATCCCTGTGTTGAACATGAGTCCTGGAATAAAACACGAAGCAGCCTTAATTTCCCAACTTTCCAAGAATCGATCCCAGGCCGTCCCAGAGAAGCAGCCGAGACGATCAAGGATGCCACAAGCGTCCCGCTCACGGATGGGGTTGGGATGCAGCTTTAAGTTCATCCATCATCCCTCCTGCTGGCCAAGGAAGACCAGGCGTGGGGAAGGGTCATCGCTGAGCCAGCACCCTCCTCGGAGCGGCCAGGAGCGCGGGCCACAGTGGGCCTCCCCCGCCGCGGCTCAGTCCGCACCGAGAGCCGCGGTCCGCCCCCAGCTTCCTCCACGCCGCACCTCCGGCCCTCTTCAGCTCCCGGCGCTGCTCCTGCCGCTCCCGCCGGCGGCCACTCGCCGCGGACTTGGCCTTGGGCATCTTCTCAGGGGTACCCGGGCAAGCGAAGGAAGCCGAGCGCCGCGTGGAAGTCGCCGCCAGCGCCGTCACTATCAAAGCGCCGGAGAGGCCCACTTCCCCTCCCACTGGGATCAGGGACCTTCCTGTCAGCGGCTGGCTGAATCCCAGTGGCCACTGGGAATTGTAGTCTCTACCCAGCTAGAGCCCGGTGGCCGCCGGGAATTGGAGTCTCGGCTGCGGCAACGCCTTCCCCGGAAGCCAGGGTTCCCAGAAGACACCGCGCTTGCTGAGCCACGCGGTTCGGATTGGCTGGGTCAGGGTTGGCAAACTGGATTGGCCAATCCCCGGGACCTCTGTCTCCGCCCCGTCCCCCCTCCGTCCCCTCCCAGTCCCATCCCTCTCCTGCCCCACCACCAAAAATCTCTGAtgtgtctctttcctttcccGGGAGGTTGTGGAGTGAGAAGCCTAGGCTTGAGGGATAcggagccagggctgttacacaaaaaaacctgtctcggggaagaaaaagaaataaaaagaaagaatctgCACCCCAAGCCTTGGTTTTAGCCCTTCCTTTGCTGTCATTCAAACTCTAGAAAAATTCTAAACTATCCTAGCAGAATCTTCCAAGTTCTACTGTTACGGGGCTCCCATCAGCGAAGGCCACTGGGACACTGTCTCTGAGCTAATGCAAAGTCTTCATTCCAGCCGGTTGGCGACGACAGCTGGGTAGTCAGGACCAAAGTGCAGCCCTGGTCCTTTCTCGGAGTCCATAACCTGACTGTAAAGTCCCCAAGGTTCCCATTCTGCAGTTGTAAGCTAAGTAGATAGTCACACAAGCCACAATATGCGAGTAGCAAAAATAGGGAGTTGTTTTTCATAAGCTCCCCCTTACAGTTACTAGCACCTTACTCTGCATACAAAGTTCATCCGAGCCCTTGTCACTTACTTCAATTCATTCATTGTTAATATGCACAGTTCTAGAGAGTCTACAGTATGCCAGTGAATGCCATAAGTTAGGAGGGGAAGGTGAAcgtgcttattttttaattaagttcaaaagtttttttttttttttttttaaggggaggGGTGCATCTGATACACCTCAGGCTCCCAGGCTGCCTCCCTGGGGCATGACACAAGCCTTCACTAGGTGTCttggttatggtttctattgctgtgaagagacaccatgaccaaggcaactcttagaaggaaaacagttcagtggggctggcttacagagcGTTAGCCCATTACCATCATGATGAGAAGCATGGctgtatgcaggcagacatggtgctgaagaaggaactgagagttttacatcttgattccCAGGCAGCAGCAGGGGACTGTGCCACACTGCGTGTAACTTGAgcttatgagacctcaaagcctgtccccacagtgacatacttcctccaaggtTACAcgtcctaatagtgctactccctatgggccaagcattcaaacatgaagTCTagtcctattcaaaccaccacactatggCAACAATACAGCACATTCTGGACTTCACACTTGACGCCAAAGCTGATGGTGAGACCATTCAGAAAGGCTTTTCCTTTCTccaggaacaggaacaggaaaagGTTCATTTTCCAGGAACAGAAGATGGCAGGGTCACTGCATACCTGGCATAATCATAGCTATTTAGTAacttacacacaccacacacacagacacacacacacacacagacacacacacacacacaaatggcagcTTTGTCAGTTTGAGAATTTACCCACATGGATTAGTGTTTCTGGACCTTCAGAGTTATGGCAGTGATGAACAAGACAATCAAGAAATGACAGCTTTTtcgctgggcgttggtggtgcacgcctttaatcccagcacccgggaggcaaagccaggtggatctctgtgagttcgaggccagcctgggataccaagtgagttcccaggaaaggtgcaaagctacacagagaaaccctgtctcgaaaaaccaaaaagaaaaaaaaaaagaaaaagaaagaaaagaaagaaagaaatgacagctTTTTGaacaaaatagaaggaaaaatagaaaaagaaatgaagcaggaCAGTATTTGGCAGGTGAAAAATTCACCACCATGGTTCAAGGTGAGGTTGCCAACAGATACTGTATCTGTGAGTGAACCTTGCATTCCTATGGGTGGAGATGGCTTGGGAGCCtgaaggccagctagcctggagtgcCCTGCACTGTGGCAGAAACCTGCCTCATCAGGATGGAAGGTgcaatctctgacctccacatgtgtgcatggcgTATATGTAGATGGACTCTCACACATTTTTGTAAAAGTTATTCAAAAGTAGTAGGCTGAGAGGTAGTCATGTGGTGCAAGGCTTGGCCAGAATGTGTGaggccttgagtttgatctccaggaccacATACTATTAATACTACAAATAATATGCATTGCACCTGCTAACTCATCTTGTATCAACTTAAGCTGAGACCATGCTGAAGATatcaaaagaacagaagaggAATTGTCTTTCTTCCCAATACTGCTGCCTGCATTAAGGTGCTATAACTGATGAGAAATCtctatagaaatgaaaaaaaaaatgagtgtacTAGTACAAGGGAAAAAAACAGGTATTAAAAAGTTATACATatccagccgggtggtggtggtggtggtggtggcggcggcggcggcggcggcggcggcggtggcggcggcggcggcgcatgcctttaatcccagcactcgggaggcagaggcaggtggatctttgtgagttcgaggctagcctggtctacagagcgcaatccaggaaaagcacaaagctacacagagaaaccctgtctcaaaaaaaaaaaaaaaaaaagttatacatATCCAATAAGCCTTtgagcagctttttttttttttttttttttttttgagacaggatcttgctgtgggatggtctgtatgtcaaattactctgattggtcaataaataaaacactgattggccagtggctaggcaggaagtataggcgggactaacagagaggagaaaagaaagaacaggaaggcagaaggagacactgccagccgccgctatgacaagcaccatgtgaagactccagtaagtcacgagccatgtggcaaggtatagatttatggaaatggattaatttaagctataagaacagttagcaagaagcctgccacagccatacagtttgtaagcaatataagtctctgtgtttacttggttgggtctgagcggctgtgggactggcaggtgacagatttgtcctgactgtgggcaaggcaggaaaactctagctacaggatctcattatgtatccctggttggtctagaattcactatatagaccaggatggcctcaaactcacagaaatccacttgcttctgcctcttgaacactgagattaaaggcctgcaccaccataaCAGACAAGATTGATTGATTTGTGTGATTGTAtgtatgctgtgtatgtgtgtgtgtgtgtgtgtgtgtgtgtgtgtgtgtgtgtgtgtgtgtgtagtaccccCAAGGGTCAGAACAGGGCaacagatcacctggagctggagttaataggtggttttgaactcagatgCTAGGagctgaacttgagtcctctggaaaagcaacaaagacttaactgctaagtcatctctcagACTTGAAAAATTGGTCTTGTAATTGGGATTGCTTCTGTGTCTGTGGGGCACCCACTATATTTTATacttattgctgtggatatcattctatataaataaaacactgatggccagtgaccaggcaggaagtaggttgccaggcaggaagtaggtgggacaaggagagaggagaattctgggaagtggaaggctggaggagagacactgcagccaccgccaggacaagcagcatgtgaagatgccggtaagccaccagccacgtggcaaggtatagatttaaaaaaatgggttaatttaagataaaagaacagttagcaagaagcctgccacggccatacagtttataagtgatataagcgtctgagtgattattttataagtggactgtgggactgcagggcttggggaacctggagagaagccccccagcaacaaatggcgcccaacggctcgagtttccacc contains these protein-coding regions:
- the Dimt1 gene encoding dimethyladenosine transferase isoform X2, giving the protein MNLKLHPNPIRERDACGILDRLGCFSGTAWDRFLESWEIKAASCFIPGLMFNTGIGQHILKNPLIVNSIIDKAALRPTDVVLEVGPGTGNMTVKLLEKAKKVVACELDPRLVAELHKRVQGTPLASKLQVLVGDVLKSDLPFFDACVANLPYQISSPFVFKLLLHRPFFRCAILMFQREFALRLVAKPGDKLYCRLSINTQLLARVDHLMKVGKNNFRPPPKVESSVVRIEPKNPPPPINFQEWDGLVRITFVRKNKTLSAAFKSSAVQQLLERNYRIHCSVHNTVIPEDFSIADKIQQILTSTGFSEKRARSMDIDDFIRLLHGFNAEGIHFS
- the Dimt1 gene encoding dimethyladenosine transferase isoform X3 codes for the protein MPKAKSAASGRRRERQEQRRELKRAGGLMFNTGIGQHILKNPLIVNSIIDKAALRPTDVVLEVGPGTGNMTVKLLEKAKKVVACELDPRLVAELHKRVQGTPLASKLQVLVGDVLKSDLPFFDACVANLPYQISSPFVFKLLLHRPFFRCAILMFQREFALRLVAKPGDKLYCRLSINTQLLARVDHLMKVGKNNFRPPPKVESSVVRIEPKNPPPPINFQEWDGLVRITFVRKNKTLSAAFKSSAVQQLLERNYRIHCSVHNTVIPEDFSIADKIQQILTSTGFSEKRARSMDIDDFIRLLHGFNAEDTNRIHLTTARKPEFLPKQR
- the Dimt1 gene encoding dimethyladenosine transferase isoform X1, which encodes MNLKLHPNPIRERDACGILDRLGCFSGTAWDRFLESWEIKAASCFIPGLMFNTGIGQHILKNPLIVNSIIDKAALRPTDVVLEVGPGTGNMTVKLLEKAKKVVACELDPRLVAELHKRVQGTPLASKLQVLVGDVLKSDLPFFDACVANLPYQISSPFVFKLLLHRPFFRCAILMFQREFALRLVAKPGDKLYCRLSINTQLLARVDHLMKVGKNNFRPPPKVESSVVRIEPKNPPPPINFQEWDGLVRITFVRKNKTLSAAFKSSAVQQLLERNYRIHCSVHNTVIPEDFSIADKIQQILTSTGFSEKRARSMDIDDFIRLLHGFNAEDTNRIHLTTARKPEFLPKQR